Within Vicia villosa cultivar HV-30 ecotype Madison, WI linkage group LG1, Vvil1.0, whole genome shotgun sequence, the genomic segment TCTGACAAGTCCTTTACTAGAATTACGCGCAAAACAGAGCAGAGAGTGCAGGAGTGCAGGGTGGTTCAGAGCAGAGCAGAAAAAGATTAAAACTTGCGGGGTGGAAATCACCTTGCAAACAGTAAATAagctaattaaaaaataatataattacattattctaaatattaaattattaatatttaaaataatataaatataataaatcataACTATCAACAGTAATCAAATCATAATATTATAATATCATAATtatcataaatatattaaaaatagtaataaaTAGTAATAAATGTTAGTAATACAATATTTATGTTTAGCTTAACAATAGAgggtaataatattttgtttcctaaaatataatatttaattatttaacatataataaaaaaaatattatgttttaacaaataataataatattttgtttttttataataataaactattctgttttataaaataaataaaaattcagttTACTAAAAACAAAAAGTATTTTCTATTTTTACAAATATCAGCATATATTTCTACTAATTTCAGCATATATTTGTTCCCATTTCAACATATATTTGTAATTAATTTCAACATACCTAAATCATACAACATATTTTTATACGCATTTCAACATATATTTCTACACATGTTCATAAAACATACAGACCAATTATTTCTATCATACAAACCAATTAAAAGAATTTCTAAAATAACAAACAATTTATAAATATGTGTACCTTTGTAAATGGATTTGATGAAAATATAGAAAGCAGATCCGAATCTAACAAAAATTTTGAGTATTTGGATCTTGATTTTGTATTAAAATGGAGAGAAATGAGAGATAGAGAGGAGTTGGGAAAGGGTTGAAGAATGAGAGAAAATGGGTTTGAGAGAATAAGAGTTTGAGAAGTTTTGAAGAATTATTTAAGTTTATTGGTGGACAAAAGAGAAAGACGCATGTGATATATAAAGGAAACTTGTGAGGTGAATATCACCCCGCAACTTTTCTGACTGTTAAGATTTGCGAAGTGCAAATCACCCCGAAACATAAATGTCAGAAATTGTACATAACGTTCATCTACCCCTTTGTCAATCAATGACTGCAATTAAAGCTTTCCAcccactttttcaaaaaaaacttgcAAGGTGGCTTTAACCCTGCAAATATTATTTTGTTGGAAGTTGCGACGTGGGGTTCACCTCGCAAATTCTTTTTCCCTTTATGACATTAAATTTCTCCTGCCACTACTGACGCATCAATAATTGCACAAATAAATTTCCCcccaaattttttaaaaacagtTGCGGGGTGTTTATCACTTCATAACattcttttgaaaaaatttaaatttccctCTAACTGTTGCGAAATGGAAAAACttataagatttttttaaaaaaatgtgttgCGATGTGAATAACACCCCGCAAGTACGTTTTTTTTGCGAGGTGATTACCACCTGGCATAGTCACCTGGCTAATGAGCTGTTTTTTTGTAGTGATGtcacttcagtggaacgttgaaTTTTCCCTCTAAAAGTTGCGACATGTTTGTAACGTCACAactacattttttaaaatttgaatcttcCCCCTACGTGAATGTTATAAcgttttctattttaatttataaacttAATATAGTGACGTCTATCCCACGTCGCAACATTTTTTACACACCCCAATGTCTGACTCCCCATTACTTTATGTTTATaaagttatttaaaatttaaaaacatgttgcgATGTGTTTATCACGTCGCAAATGGCAATAATTACCCACGTGACTTCCACGTCGCTACTTTATGTCGCTGGAGAGAGAATATCCTGTAGTGAACCCAACAAGGCATATTTTCTAAAGGACAAAGTCGTGAGCGTTCTTTAGATCGACTGAAAGACATCTCTTTATACTATGGTAGGTCTTTTACCCTTTTTAATTACTCCCTCATTTTTTATATGTCGCTTTGGGGAAAAATGTGTACTATATTATATGTCGTTTTACAATATCAATATGCCATAAAATTCTTTTTTCTATTATACTCTCATTTATTTGTTATTCCTTCTTCTCTCAATTGTGTAAATTTAACTTTCAAATATCATAAATgaaagataattttgtaaaacCCTTCATAATCTTTCTTCTTTCAATCATGTAAATTTATACTTTCAATACCGTTAGATAATTTGTAAAATTCTTcgtaatttcttttttttcttacaACCATTTCTTAGAGCATCTTCAATGGAGGTTGCTTAATGTACATTAGGATTTATAAGTTCCATAACTTAATATTTTTACCATTTGAGTGAATACATGTCAATTTTCCGTTGCTTAAATATTTGGTTAAGTTACATCATAAAGCAATCCTAAAAATAAGTTGTTTaacattaaataatattaatcttgATAATTGGTAggtcaattataaattaattgagCCATATATAAATTGCTTATTCAAATCACCATTGaattaaaattagtttaaattaCTTAAATGTTACTTAAGTGAAAGGTGGCAATTGATCCCACACAAAATAGGTAAAGcaaccaaaaaaataaatttaagtgAGATCTCTTAATACATATGACAAGTCAAAAATCactaataaaagaaaatagagtATTTTCCACTCAATTTTTTTAAGTGCTTATTAAAAATTCTCTTTCTATGGACTACTcgactaaatttaatttaaatgcaTTACATTTTATCTTATTCCAACTTCCAATTAGCGTCCCTCAGAACAACAATGTCAGAATCAATCACTACCTTTTCTTCCCCACAACTTGAAAGAAAACAAACACGATCATGTCTTTCAACAACCTTATTAGTCATAGCTTTCTCAGTAACCTTAGCTGCAGTTCTCTACCAACTCGAACCCTTCGAACCGGTTCACTTTCCATTCAGGGACAGGGAGTTACCCCGACGAACCTTAACTGCTCCCGCTGTCAACCCGCGCATGCGGTTTGGTTCGGAAGTTGTAGTGGAAGGAAAAGTGGATGGACCTGAAGACCTGGCTTGTGATAAGAGGAACCGTCTCATCTACACTGGCTGCGACGACGGGTGGATCAAGCGAATCACAGTGAACAAATCGGTGTCTGACTCGGTTGTTAGAAACTGGGTTAACACCGGTGGAAGACCGCTTGGACTCGCTTTGGAAAAAACCGGGGAACTCATAGTTGCTGACGCTGTATTGGTAAGTTCCAAAATGGATCTCTATACATTATAAGGACTAAACATGtactaaattttataaaattgattattCTTATAAATTCTTCGAACAAATAGCAGATAAATAGACAATAAACTGCGCTGCATGGTTGTTACCCTTATAAGTTTAacttagtttttatatataacaTTGTTTAGTTAGAGATTTTCCTCTTTAGGGTTGCAATTTAACTGGAAATAATATTAATGATGTAGGGGCTATTGAGAGTGACAGTAAAAGGAAAGAAATCTAAGGTTGAAGTTCTGGCGAATGAATATGATGGATTGAAATTCAATTTAACAGATGGAGTTGACGTAGGTGAAGATGGAACAATTTATTTCACAGACGCTACGTACAAATACAATTTGAAGGATTTCTATTTTGATATTGCGGAACGTAAACCTCATGGGAGATTCATGAGCTATAATCCAACAACAAAAAAAGTAACATTGCTTGCACGTAATCTCTACTTTGCTAATGGAGTTGCTGTTGCACCAGATCAAAAATTCGTCGTCTACTGTGAGACTATTTTGTAAGTACTTTGTGAATTCTTGGATATAATGACAACTCATTgcgtattttattttgattataaaaTATTGATTGTATATTTATTATGCCCATTTTTCTATGGATATCATTATATTATTTACTATAGATATATGGATGACATTGATATTAAGGGTTTTTGGCGATTTTGATCGGTACAG encodes:
- the LOC131608955 gene encoding protein STRICTOSIDINE SYNTHASE-LIKE 6-like; the encoded protein is MHYILSYSNFQLASLRTTMSESITTFSSPQLERKQTRSCLSTTLLVIAFSVTLAAVLYQLEPFEPVHFPFRDRELPRRTLTAPAVNPRMRFGSEVVVEGKVDGPEDLACDKRNRLIYTGCDDGWIKRITVNKSVSDSVVRNWVNTGGRPLGLALEKTGELIVADAVLGLLRVTVKGKKSKVEVLANEYDGLKFNLTDGVDVGEDGTIYFTDATYKYNLKDFYFDIAERKPHGRFMSYNPTTKKVTLLARNLYFANGVAVAPDQKFVVYCETILRRCRKIYLQGPKKGRIGEFCPDLPGMPDNIHYVGQGQYFIGMSTSISPQRHLLLRYPFLRKTAAMVTKYFTRPELEMNGGLMVVDVAGRLTGHYYDPQLSLISSGIKVDNYIYCGSLSYPFLLRLDVVKYPAIPSA